The following is a genomic window from Bosea sp. RAC05.
CTCTTCGCGGCCGCCGAGACGCTCGGGCGCATGCGTCAGCTCGTCGGCGGCCGGCTGGCGATCGTCAGCAACGGCGCCGGCCTCGCCGCTCTCGCGGCCGGGCGGCTGCGCCAGCTCGGCGGCAGCCTGGCCAGGCTCGGCGGCGGCGCGGCGGCAGCGTCGCGGGAGGCGGTGATCGAGGTCGCGACGCCGGCTCAATATGCCGGTACCGTCGCGGAGCTGCTCGCCGATGCCGGTGTCGACGCCGTGCTGGCGGTCCATGCGCCGCATCGTCTCGCGCAGGCCGAAGCCTGTGCCGATGCGGTGCTCGCCTCCGCTCAGGCGGCGGGGCAGGCCAAGCCCGTCCTGGCCGCCTGGATCGGCGGCGACGAGGCCGTCGCTGCGCGCTTTGCCGCGGCCGGGCTGCCTTCCTTCGCCACGGGCGCCGAGGCGGTGCTCGGCTTCCAGCACCTGCTGCGCCATGCCCGCCTGCAGGCGGAGCTGATGGCGACGCCGCCCTCGGCCGACGACGTTCCCCCGCCCGATCTGGCCCAGGCGCGGGCGATCGTCGCCCGCGCGCTGGCGCAGGAGCGCGACTGGCTCGATGCCGGCGAGGTCTCCGCGCTGCTGGCGATCTATCGCGTTCCGGAACTCAAGCCCGTGGTGGCGCCGGACCTCGAGGCGGCGCTGGTCGCGGCCCGGCCCTTCCTGTCGACCGGCCGGCCGGTGGCGCTGAAGATCGTCTCGCCCGACATCGTCCACAAATCCGATGTCGGCGGCGTCGCGCTCGATCTCGCGACCGAGGCCGCCATCCGTGACGCGGCCCAGCGCATGCTGGCGCGGGTGGCCCATGAGCGGCCCGGTGCGCGCATCACCGGTCTCGCCGTGCAGCCGATGGCCCAGCGCGCCAAGGCGCGCGAACTCATCGTCGGCTTCGCCACCGATCCCTGCTTCGGCCCGGTCGTCGTCTTCGGTCGGGGCGGGACCGCGGCCGAGCTGATCGACGACAGCCATGTCGCGCTGCCGCCGCTCGATCTCGGCCTCGCCGGCCGGCTGATCGCGCGAACCCGGGTCTCGCGCGTGCTCGCGGCCTATCGCGACGTGCCGGCGGCGAATCTCGAGGCGGTCGCCGCCGCGATCGTGGCCGTCGGCCAGATGGCGGTCGATCTGCCCGAGATCCGCGAGCTCGACCTGAACCCACTGCTCGCCGACGAGACCGGTGTCATCGCGGTCGATGCCCGCATCATGCTGGAGCGCCGTCCCGAGCGCCGCCGCCGCCCGGCGATCCGGCCCTATCCCGGCGGCTGGGCGAAGCGGATCGCCCTGCGGGGCGGGCGCGAATTCGAGGTCAGGCCGATCCGCCCGGACGACGAGGGGGCCATTGCGGAGATGCTGAAGAAGGTGACGCCGGAGGATCTGAGGCTGCGCTTCTTTGCGCCGGTGAAGGCGTTCAGCCACGCCTTCCTCGCCCATCTGACGCAGCTCGACTATGCCCGTGCCATGGCCTTCGTGGCGCTCGACGAGGCGGGCGAGGTCGCGGGCGTCGTGCGTCTCCACGCCGACATCGCCCATGAGGAGGCCGAATACGCCATTCTGCTGCGCTCTGACATGAAGGGGCTGGGTCTCGGCTGGACCCTGATGACGCTGATCATCGAATGGGCGCGTGCCGAGGGGCTGAAGACCATCCGCAGCCAGGTGCTGGCCGAGAACACGCGCATGCTCGCGCTCTGCCGCCAGCTCGGCTTCGGCATCGCCAATGATCCCGACGACACCGCCATCCGCATCGTCACCCTGCCGGTCGAGCCCCTGGCCTCCGCCGAACCCTGAACGGCGCGGCCCATGGTCTACCGCCGCGACGCGGCCGGCATCACGTTGCCGTGATTCCGCGCCCGGCAGCATCGGGACGCCAGCGCGCATTTCGGCCCGCAAGCCCGCCTCCCTTTGACAGAAACCACGCATCGGGGCGGCTTGCGGGGAGAAAATCATCCCCTCGCGCGGTCGGGTCGGCACGCCGCGGCCGGTTGGCTTGCGCGCGCAACTGAGCTTCACTCTGTTCCAATTCAAGTCTGGCCGGTCCGCCACGGGGCGTGCCGGCTTTACGGCGGGGCGCGATGGCTCTCCCGCTGTCCTTCTTGACCAAAAACCGGGAGGTCTGCGGTGGCGAAGCTCAATGTGAACGGCAAGATGCTCGATGTCGAAGCAGCCGGCGATACGCCGCTGCTCTGGGTGATCCGCGAGCAGATCGGCCTGACCGGCACGAAATATGGCTGCGGCGTCGCCCAGTGCGGCGCCTGCACGGTCCACATCGACGGTGTCGCGACGCGCGCCTGCACGCTGCCGCTGAGCGCGGTCACCGCGGAGCAGAAGATCGTCACGATCGAGGGGCTCTCCCCCGACGGCAAGCATCCGATCCAGCAGGCCTGGATCAAGCACGAGGTGCCGCAGTGCGGCTTCTGCCAGAGCGGCATGATCATGGCGACCGCCGCCCTGCTGCAGGCCAATCCGAAGGCGACCGAGGCCGACATCGCCGCCGAGATCACCAATATCTGCCGCTGCGGGACCTATGCGCGGGTCAAGACCGCGATCCTCGATGTCGTCGCGGGCGGGACGCTCGGCCGCGGCTGAGGTCTCGCCTGAACCTGACTCCCCAAGCGCGGGGTCGAGCGCGGCCGGATCTGGACAAGACCGCCGCTTCCCTCGCGACCAACCGATCCGGAGGACGACATGACATCCGCCTCGACCACCCCTGAGACCCCCGCTTCCACCCGCAAAGGCCTGTCCCGCCGCGGGATGCTCGCCGGCTCTGCGGCAGCAGCAGGCGCCTTCAGCTTCGGCTTCGCCATCCCCTTCGGCGAGGCCCAGGCGCAGGGCGCCGTGCCCGAGATCAACGCCTGGGTCGTGATCCATCCCGACGACAAGGTGGTGATCCGCATCGCCCGCTCCGAAATGGGGCAGGGCACCCTGACCGGCCTCGCCCAGCTCGTCGCCGAGGAGCTGAACTGCGACTGGTCGAAGGTCACGACCGAATATCCGACGCCGGGCCAGAACGTCGCCCGCAACCGCATCTGGGGCAATTTCTCGACCGGCGGCAGCCGCGGCATCCGCGAATCGCATGAATATGTCCGCAAGGGCGGCGCTGCGGCCCGCACCATGCTGATCCAGGCGGCGGCCAGCGAGTGGAACGTTCCGGCAGCCGAGTGCACCGCCGAGAAGAGCGTCATCACGCACAAGGCCTCCGGCCGCTCGCTGCGCTACGGGCAGGTCGCCGCTGCGGCCGCCAAGCTCGAGGCGCCCAAGGACGTCGCGCTGAAGGATCCCAAGGACTGGATCATCGCCGGCAAGCCGCTGGCCCGGCTCGATACGGCCGACAAGACCACCGGCGCCAAGATCTACGGCATGGATTTCAAGCTGCCGGGCATGCTCAACGCCGCGATCAAGGACTGCCCCGTCTTCGGCGGCAAGGTGAAGAGCTTCGACGCCGCCAAGATCAAGGCAATGCCCGGGGTGAAGCATGTGCTTCCCGTCGGCGACAGCGCCGTGACGGTTGTGGCCGACACCTGGTGGCAGGCCAAGACCGCGCTCGACGCGCTGCCGATCGTCTGGGACGAGGGCCCGCACGCCAAGGTCTCCAGCGCGAGCCTGGCCGAGTGGCTGAAGGAGGGGCTCGATGCCCCCGGCGCCGTCGTCGGCAACCAGAACGGCGACGTGAAGGCCGCGATCGCCGGCGCCGCCCGCACCATCGAAGCGGTCTATTCCTACCCGTTCCAGAACCATGCCTGCATGGAGACGATGAACGCGACGGCGCTCTACACGCCCGAGAAATGCGAGGTCTGGACGCCGACGCAGAATGGCGAGGCGGCGCTCGCTGCGACCGCCGAAGCCTCGGGCCTGCCGATCGCCAAATGCGAGGCCTACAAGATCGATCTCGGTGGCGGCTTCGGCCGGCGCGGCGCGGTGCATGACTGGGTCCGCCAGGTCGTCGCCATCGCCAAGCAGATCCCCGGCACGCCGGTGAAGCTGATCTGGTCGCGCGAGGAGGACATGCTGCATGGCCGCTTCCACCCGCTGACCCAGTGCAAGATGACCGGCGCGCTCGACAAGGACGGCAATCTGACCGGCCTTCACATGCGCATCTCCGGCCAGTCCATCGTCGCCGGCATCTTCCCGCAGAACATCCAGAACGGCCGCGATCCGGTCGTCTTCCAGGGGTTGAACGCCTCGGGTCCGGAGGCCTCGATCGGCTATTCGATCCCCAACCTCCTGATCGACCACGCCATGCGCAACCCGCATGTGCCGCCTGGCTTCTGGCGCGGCGTCAACCTGAACCAGAACGCGATCTATCTCGAATCCTTCATCGACGAACTGGCCAATGCCGCCGGCAAGGACCCGCTCGAGTTCCGCCGGGCCCTGATGAAGAACCACCCCAAGCATCTCGCCGTGCTGAATGCCGCGGCCGAGAAGGCGGGCTGGGGCAAGCCGCTGCCGGCGGGCGTCTTCCGCGGCATCTGCCAGACCATGGGCTTCGGTGCCTATGTCGCCGCGGTTGCCGAGGTCTCGGTCAGCCCCGAGGGCAAGCTCAAGATCCACCGCATCGTCGCGGCGACCGATCCGGGCCATGTCGTCAATCCCGCGCAGGTCGAGCGCCAGATCGAGGGCTCCTTCGTCTACGGCCTCTCGGCGGCGCTCTACGGCGAGATCACCATCAAGGACGGCCGCGTCGAGCAGGAGAACTTCGACACCTACGAGGTGATGCGGCTGGAGGCGATGCCGGCGGTCGAGACCGTGCTGGTGCCGTCCGGCGGCTTCTGGGGCGGTGTCGGCGAGCCGACGATCGCGGTCGCGGCGCCCGCCGTGCTGAACGCGATCTTCGCCGCCACCGGCAAGCGCATCCGCAACCTGCCGCTCAAGAACGCCGACCTGAAGAAGGCGTGAGCAGGGCCGGCATGCGGGCGCGGATCGGGTTGGGCGCAGCCCTGCTGGCTGTCTCACCCGCGACCGCGCTCGAACCCTTCGCGGTCGTCGGCGATGCGATCCCCGCGCCGCTCGGCGGCCTCGCCGGCGATGGGCAGCGCGGCGCGGCCCTGGTCCGGGACCGCGAGCGCGGCAACTGCCTGATCTGCCACCAGGGCGCGGACCCGTCCGAGCCCTTCCAGGGCTCGATCGGGCCGCCGCTCGCGGGCGTCGGTGCGCGGCTCGACGCCGGCCAGATCCGGCTGCGGCTCGTCGATGCCTCGCTTTTGAACCCTCAAACCGTGATGCCGCCCTATTTCCGCACGGAAAACCTGCAGGATGTCGCCCCGGCGTTCCGGGGAAAGCCCGCCCTCTCGGCCCAGGAGATCGAGGATGTCGTCAGCTATCTCGCCACGCTCCGCGCGCAGTGATGCCGGGATCGACCGCCGCAGCCTCATGGCGGGCG
Proteins encoded in this region:
- a CDS encoding (2Fe-2S)-binding protein, coding for MAKLNVNGKMLDVEAAGDTPLLWVIREQIGLTGTKYGCGVAQCGACTVHIDGVATRACTLPLSAVTAEQKIVTIEGLSPDGKHPIQQAWIKHEVPQCGFCQSGMIMATAALLQANPKATEADIAAEITNICRCGTYARVKTAILDVVAGGTLGRG
- a CDS encoding bifunctional acetate--CoA ligase family protein/GNAT family N-acetyltransferase — translated: MTMDRLKRMLEPASLAVWAPPGASTIPLLEGIRSGGYAGRAFVLGGGSAEGFEAVPGFDALAQPVDLVIAPASGAAQVIAAAGRRGCAGVLVADGERSDAQALGAAARLAGIRLLGPDSIGLVAPRLRLNASFAPFVPEAGGVALVAQSSSIAAGVLAWAARREVGFSGAVTLGAAADVDLADCLDHFGQDGRTRAILLALDEVEDAARFLSSARAAARLKPVLVLKPWQPAGETGGLTHAGLIVTPDRAHDAAFHRAGLLRVNDLDELFAAAETLGRMRQLVGGRLAIVSNGAGLAALAAGRLRQLGGSLARLGGGAAAASREAVIEVATPAQYAGTVAELLADAGVDAVLAVHAPHRLAQAEACADAVLASAQAAGQAKPVLAAWIGGDEAVAARFAAAGLPSFATGAEAVLGFQHLLRHARLQAELMATPPSADDVPPPDLAQARAIVARALAQERDWLDAGEVSALLAIYRVPELKPVVAPDLEAALVAARPFLSTGRPVALKIVSPDIVHKSDVGGVALDLATEAAIRDAAQRMLARVAHERPGARITGLAVQPMAQRAKARELIVGFATDPCFGPVVVFGRGGTAAELIDDSHVALPPLDLGLAGRLIARTRVSRVLAAYRDVPAANLEAVAAAIVAVGQMAVDLPEIRELDLNPLLADETGVIAVDARIMLERRPERRRRPAIRPYPGGWAKRIALRGGREFEVRPIRPDDEGAIAEMLKKVTPEDLRLRFFAPVKAFSHAFLAHLTQLDYARAMAFVALDEAGEVAGVVRLHADIAHEEAEYAILLRSDMKGLGLGWTLMTLIIEWARAEGLKTIRSQVLAENTRMLALCRQLGFGIANDPDDTAIRIVTLPVEPLASAEP
- the soxX gene encoding sulfur oxidation c-type cytochrome SoxX; protein product: MSRAGMRARIGLGAALLAVSPATALEPFAVVGDAIPAPLGGLAGDGQRGAALVRDRERGNCLICHQGADPSEPFQGSIGPPLAGVGARLDAGQIRLRLVDASLLNPQTVMPPYFRTENLQDVAPAFRGKPALSAQEIEDVVSYLATLRAQ
- a CDS encoding xanthine dehydrogenase family protein molybdopterin-binding subunit; this translates as MTSASTTPETPASTRKGLSRRGMLAGSAAAAGAFSFGFAIPFGEAQAQGAVPEINAWVVIHPDDKVVIRIARSEMGQGTLTGLAQLVAEELNCDWSKVTTEYPTPGQNVARNRIWGNFSTGGSRGIRESHEYVRKGGAAARTMLIQAAASEWNVPAAECTAEKSVITHKASGRSLRYGQVAAAAAKLEAPKDVALKDPKDWIIAGKPLARLDTADKTTGAKIYGMDFKLPGMLNAAIKDCPVFGGKVKSFDAAKIKAMPGVKHVLPVGDSAVTVVADTWWQAKTALDALPIVWDEGPHAKVSSASLAEWLKEGLDAPGAVVGNQNGDVKAAIAGAARTIEAVYSYPFQNHACMETMNATALYTPEKCEVWTPTQNGEAALAATAEASGLPIAKCEAYKIDLGGGFGRRGAVHDWVRQVVAIAKQIPGTPVKLIWSREEDMLHGRFHPLTQCKMTGALDKDGNLTGLHMRISGQSIVAGIFPQNIQNGRDPVVFQGLNASGPEASIGYSIPNLLIDHAMRNPHVPPGFWRGVNLNQNAIYLESFIDELANAAGKDPLEFRRALMKNHPKHLAVLNAAAEKAGWGKPLPAGVFRGICQTMGFGAYVAAVAEVSVSPEGKLKIHRIVAATDPGHVVNPAQVERQIEGSFVYGLSAALYGEITIKDGRVEQENFDTYEVMRLEAMPAVETVLVPSGGFWGGVGEPTIAVAAPAVLNAIFAATGKRIRNLPLKNADLKKA